Proteins encoded by one window of Geobacter sp. DSM 9736:
- a CDS encoding CxxxxCH/CxxCH domain-containing protein, with product MRGSFFQKLGITLLLLLPAAASAVVLDPVHDPGNGYSCSNCHVSHNTLGTTGYNNICLDCHKPGVPKGKAKPHVPSDAADPFGVYTAFLPGTRYQISHRWDGSDTVPAAGAQPPQHEAMTRLDLRGRTNGSMACVRCHSPHSNSARPFLRMGNDGDQMCLDCHRSRDRSTHVAGTHPVNVRYSSAKPKHATPVNANPANPTSALKLKNGRVQCTTCHGVHYTDSNSATYDGYSSYLSLKPADGFLLRTDRRGKTSGNVNICTNCHAGRFAHDGNGQNIQCIDCHGAHVEHDPFAAGAQERVPNVFLIRRFMNISTQFGKIDNRNSAGRTFFQMTGAGRNYKSADGSGVCQGCHPVPPAGFHAGKGKYYPPQHNDTTGNPQVCNECHTHDNEEGSFSGGGCALCHGYPPATAAIGGGAGLAQPSTGALGGVPAGPGAHPAHVNIRTMNCEACHSGFTATQMGDTRIEIGFAINSQTFPGFGGSVSAGTFTGTDSLTGYTWRASSPGTIIATAPGAATCSVYCHGTTLAGGSVPAPSWLGGASQAACGACHGATGASPPPGGSHVHHAGTGGGNLGLACAACHTNITDNAHVNGSVTWSLDSTDPRFGSSARYRGARTGATGNLAPSSSYGTCSVYCHGSATPAWGAANPKADCTWCHGNNASSTVPIVQGRHQAHVNNAAVLGKNYDCGTCHAATVASGNDRTISGVAHVDGVKDVDMLPSGTWNSGGENCTNVYCHSNGKGIFVNPPAWSSVTTLGCNGCHGTGNAFGTPDNSAPDSHAVHVASAADCARCHRTTTITGTAIVAGSAKHTNQTHDVNLAAISAFTTFSGVYDSATQKCSATYCHGSTQTSPAWGGNATCESCHDASNGGELSGATGGFPSGHALHFDSATAPTVITGGNAHTATAYVFGCRTCHPTASHASGPVSASRTAEINGTRLTPAQYTAGGGSLTDPRGFTYTNGTCLTLCHSRDGATEGSANAAATWNGLKTAGNCGVCHSKAGDAVPTWSAAHTIHINTYSTNPNLTCNACHAGTASDNGTINGAAGRNQHPDGVKNVLFNTFAGGSWSAGACSNTWCHSNATSASAPAHGSISWSSPPAITCASCHGGTASGPAYANGSPKANSHAVHVADYTCRTCHNTVVDGANSVIGRALHVNKAYDLAAGPGASFSVTAGTGTPSSPAECTNISCHGGNNATWGGTLGCEDCHGGPADVANFAATFWSDGTVGKIRLGGHWDTTGHGRPSGSYASGNPAAAFTADNACEYCHDPGVSHENGANPFRLKHYSTAAWGRNAPCLVCHSTDATGVTIDSTLRIHTAVASIDSQHFGAKHGGANGTGGRFCWDCHDPHGDGNIYMIHDQVARTSDPVTGAPVDTRATIFTSAETGTDFAKSSAPYNGICNVCHTATDHYTAAAGDGHNSGTMCVECHRHDNSDRTEGFTSIGSCDFCHGYPPVRRGLAVGTVFFQGNYSSARYEDYSGGGGAHTIEKHVKSTARASEGWENCAVCHSRGLHNPVTHTGNIPVKPSKITVTVDRQYKYDYKRQLGAARYTGKLLDNHDNETGTCSNIKCHFKPSKKWSNEK from the coding sequence ATGCGCGGATCGTTTTTTCAGAAACTCGGCATCACCCTGTTGCTGCTTCTTCCCGCAGCGGCATCGGCGGTCGTCCTCGATCCTGTCCATGATCCAGGTAATGGCTATTCCTGCAGCAACTGCCACGTAAGCCACAACACCCTCGGCACCACCGGCTATAACAACATATGCCTGGATTGCCACAAACCGGGAGTGCCCAAGGGCAAGGCGAAGCCGCATGTCCCCTCCGACGCCGCCGATCCGTTCGGAGTCTACACCGCATTCCTCCCGGGCACCCGCTACCAGATCTCGCACAGGTGGGACGGCTCAGACACCGTTCCGGCTGCGGGTGCGCAGCCGCCCCAGCATGAGGCGATGACGAGGCTGGATCTGCGGGGGAGGACGAATGGCTCCATGGCATGCGTAAGGTGCCACAGCCCTCACTCCAACAGCGCAAGACCATTCCTCCGCATGGGCAACGACGGCGACCAGATGTGCCTCGACTGTCACCGCTCAAGGGACAGATCGACTCACGTCGCCGGCACCCACCCTGTCAATGTCAGGTATTCCAGCGCCAAGCCCAAGCATGCGACTCCCGTGAACGCCAATCCGGCCAACCCGACCTCGGCATTGAAACTCAAGAACGGAAGGGTGCAATGCACCACCTGTCACGGAGTCCATTACACCGATTCCAACAGCGCCACCTACGACGGATATTCCAGCTATCTTTCCCTTAAACCGGCGGATGGATTTCTTCTGAGGACCGACAGGCGCGGCAAGACGTCAGGCAACGTCAACATCTGTACGAACTGTCATGCCGGAAGGTTTGCCCATGACGGCAACGGGCAGAACATTCAATGCATCGACTGCCACGGCGCCCATGTGGAACACGATCCTTTCGCAGCCGGCGCACAGGAGCGGGTTCCCAACGTCTTCCTTATCAGGCGCTTCATGAACATCTCCACCCAGTTCGGGAAAATCGACAACCGGAACAGCGCCGGGAGGACCTTCTTCCAGATGACTGGTGCCGGGCGAAACTACAAGAGCGCCGACGGCAGCGGCGTGTGCCAGGGGTGCCATCCGGTGCCACCTGCGGGCTTCCACGCCGGCAAAGGAAAATACTACCCGCCGCAGCACAATGACACCACCGGGAATCCGCAGGTATGCAACGAGTGCCATACCCATGACAATGAAGAGGGCTCCTTCTCCGGCGGCGGATGCGCCCTGTGCCACGGCTACCCGCCGGCCACCGCGGCAATCGGCGGGGGTGCCGGACTTGCCCAGCCATCCACGGGTGCGCTGGGGGGCGTGCCGGCCGGCCCCGGCGCGCATCCGGCCCATGTAAACATCCGGACCATGAACTGTGAGGCCTGCCACAGCGGATTCACCGCCACCCAGATGGGTGACACCCGCATCGAAATCGGCTTCGCCATCAACAGCCAGACGTTTCCGGGTTTCGGGGGTAGTGTCTCTGCAGGCACTTTCACCGGCACCGACTCCCTCACAGGCTACACCTGGCGTGCTTCTTCACCGGGAACGATCATAGCCACCGCGCCGGGCGCGGCTACCTGCAGCGTCTATTGCCATGGGACCACCCTTGCGGGAGGGTCAGTGCCGGCGCCCTCCTGGCTCGGAGGAGCCTCCCAGGCAGCCTGCGGAGCCTGTCACGGCGCAACCGGCGCAAGCCCGCCCCCCGGCGGAAGCCATGTGCATCATGCCGGGACGGGAGGCGGCAACCTCGGCCTTGCCTGTGCCGCGTGTCACACGAACATTACCGACAATGCCCATGTAAACGGCAGCGTGACCTGGTCTCTCGACTCCACCGACCCGCGATTCGGCAGCTCCGCACGATACCGTGGCGCCCGGACCGGCGCAACCGGCAACCTGGCTCCCAGCTCATCATACGGCACATGCAGCGTTTACTGTCATGGTTCGGCGACCCCTGCATGGGGTGCCGCCAACCCGAAAGCAGACTGTACCTGGTGTCATGGCAACAACGCATCTTCTACCGTTCCGATCGTCCAGGGGCGGCACCAGGCCCATGTCAACAATGCAGCCGTTTTAGGAAAAAACTATGATTGCGGCACCTGCCACGCCGCGACGGTGGCCTCAGGCAACGACCGCACGATATCGGGAGTCGCGCATGTGGACGGAGTCAAAGACGTAGATATGCTTCCATCAGGCACCTGGAACTCCGGCGGGGAGAACTGCACCAATGTCTACTGCCACAGCAACGGGAAAGGAATATTCGTAAACCCGCCAGCGTGGAGCAGCGTCACGACGTTAGGCTGCAACGGTTGCCACGGTACCGGCAACGCGTTCGGCACGCCGGACAATTCCGCCCCCGACAGCCACGCCGTCCACGTCGCCTCCGCAGCCGACTGTGCCCGCTGCCATCGGACTACCACCATCACCGGCACAGCAATCGTCGCCGGGTCCGCAAAGCATACGAATCAGACTCATGACGTCAACCTGGCAGCCATCTCAGCCTTCACGACCTTTTCAGGTGTATACGACAGCGCTACCCAAAAATGCTCCGCAACTTACTGCCATGGCAGCACACAGACATCACCCGCCTGGGGGGGCAATGCGACCTGTGAGTCATGCCACGACGCAAGCAACGGAGGTGAATTGTCCGGCGCCACCGGAGGTTTTCCGTCGGGACATGCGCTCCACTTCGACAGCGCAACCGCCCCTACGGTTATTACCGGAGGGAATGCCCATACCGCAACAGCGTATGTCTTCGGCTGCCGCACATGCCATCCTACCGCATCCCATGCGAGCGGTCCCGTAAGCGCCTCCAGAACCGCGGAGATCAACGGAACGAGACTGACCCCGGCACAATACACCGCGGGAGGAGGATCGTTGACCGACCCGCGCGGATTCACCTACACCAACGGCACCTGCCTGACGCTCTGCCATTCCAGGGACGGCGCGACAGAAGGCTCGGCCAACGCGGCTGCCACATGGAACGGCTTGAAGACCGCCGGCAACTGCGGCGTTTGCCACAGCAAAGCCGGAGATGCCGTACCGACGTGGTCAGCGGCGCATACCATACACATAAACACGTACAGCACCAACCCGAACCTCACCTGCAATGCCTGTCACGCGGGCACCGCATCCGATAACGGGACTATCAACGGAGCTGCGGGAAGAAACCAGCACCCCGACGGGGTGAAAAATGTCCTCTTCAATACTTTTGCAGGGGGTTCATGGTCCGCGGGTGCCTGCAGCAACACGTGGTGCCACAGCAATGCTACGTCCGCATCCGCTCCCGCACACGGCTCGATCTCCTGGAGCTCACCCCCGGCCATCACCTGTGCCAGCTGCCACGGAGGCACGGCCAGCGGCCCCGCCTACGCCAACGGCTCTCCGAAAGCGAACAGCCATGCGGTACATGTCGCCGACTACACCTGCCGTACCTGCCACAATACGGTAGTCGACGGTGCGAACAGCGTGATAGGCAGAGCGCTCCACGTGAACAAGGCGTACGACCTCGCGGCCGGCCCAGGGGCTTCCTTCTCGGTCACCGCCGGCACCGGCACGCCTTCCAGTCCTGCCGAATGCACCAACATCTCCTGCCACGGCGGCAACAACGCCACATGGGGGGGAACGCTCGGCTGCGAAGACTGCCATGGAGGGCCTGCAGATGTGGCGAACTTCGCCGCCACATTCTGGAGCGACGGCACCGTCGGAAAAATCAGGCTGGGCGGGCACTGGGACACCACCGGGCACGGAAGGCCTTCCGGATCTTACGCATCGGGAAACCCTGCCGCCGCCTTCACCGCCGACAATGCCTGCGAGTACTGCCACGATCCGGGTGTTTCCCATGAAAACGGCGCCAACCCCTTCAGGCTCAAGCATTACTCCACCGCAGCCTGGGGACGCAACGCCCCCTGCCTCGTCTGTCACTCCACCGACGCGACAGGGGTAACTATTGACAGCACCCTGCGAATCCACACCGCTGTAGCAAGCATCGACTCCCAGCACTTCGGGGCCAAGCACGGCGGAGCCAACGGCACCGGCGGGCGTTTCTGCTGGGACTGCCACGACCCCCACGGTGACGGCAATATCTATATGATCCACGACCAGGTTGCCCGCACCTCGGACCCTGTTACCGGCGCACCGGTGGATACAAGAGCGACCATATTTACGTCCGCCGAAACCGGCACCGATTTTGCGAAGTCTTCAGCACCCTATAACGGTATCTGCAACGTCTGCCATACCGCCACAGATCACTACACCGCAGCCGCCGGCGACGGCCACAACTCCGGCACGATGTGCGTGGAATGCCATCGCCACGACAACAGCGATCGCACCGAGGGTTTCACCTCCATCGGCAGCTGCGACTTCTGCCACGGATATCCTCCCGTACGTCGGGGGCTGGCTGTGGGCACCGTTTTCTTCCAGGGAAACTACTCCAGCGCACGTTACGAAGATTACAGTGGAGGGGGGGGCGCCCACACTATCGAAAAACATGTCAAATCCACCGCCCGGGCTTCCGAGGGATGGGAAAACTGTGCCGTTTGCCACAGCAGGGGTCTCCACAATCCCGTCACCCATACAGGAAATATCCCGGTTAAACCGAGCAAGATCACCGTAACGGTGGACAGGCAATACAAATATGATTACAAACGCCAGCTCGGAGCTGCCCGCTACACCGGTAAGCTCCTGGACAACCACGACAACGAGACCGGAACCTGCTCGAACATCAAGTGCCACTTCAAGCCTTCCAAAAAGTGGAGCAACGAGAAGTAA